In Salmo trutta chromosome 37, fSalTru1.1, whole genome shotgun sequence, the following proteins share a genomic window:
- the LOC115177150 gene encoding anoctamin-10: MQKSLSVYDSDGSTFAPLVVIELVSETKEEAIAWLLNRVRDKQQDGGAELLVEQLTPGAQGTEKDNPNVYVVGASWQRLLYGAEDVGLFKEFKDGSMRGFTYANKHNFKEFQGDGDGFLSMAECQYIIKHGLDNLRAKDEAHVPGYPKMKLYPGKSVIRRMQSKGILVQVFPLHEKEELKRLSFSWFKKIKLSFQPLDDIRHYFGEGMALYFGFLEYFTLALIPMALIGIPYYLFDWEDYDKFTVFAGFNLVWCTVILELWKRLSASLAYGWGTLSRKKAFEEPRPGFHGVLGVNPVTGRAEPLYSNAKRQLRIYLLSVPFVLLCLYLSLYVMMIYFDMEGWALMIHDEEPTFWTGLLLFIPSIIYAVVIEIMNLIYRYAAEFLTGWENHRLESTFQNHLVLKVLVFNFFNCFASLFYIAFVMQDMVLLRQSLATLLITSQILNQIMEAFLPYWLQRRRNKKAHKRMIKTMEDKELPLSEQVKLEADMSTYLGTFDDYLELFLLFGYVSLFSCVYPLAAVLVVLNNVTEVYSDAFKMCKVFKRPFSEPAANIGVWQLAFEAMSVIAVVTNCALIGMSPQVKSYFPESETQLILWVVGFEHFLLASKFILTFVIPDVPKHIQIKLSRLEFESLEALKKRKMLEASGIPKTAK; the protein is encoded by the exons ATGCAAAAAAGCTTGTCAGTTTATGACAGTGATGGCTCAACATTTGCCCCTCTGGTGGTCATTGAGTTGGTTTCAGAAACCAAAGAGGAAGCCATCGCATGGTTACTAaacagggtcagagacaagcagCAAGATGGAG GGGCTGAGCTGCTGGTGGAGCAGCTGACTCCAGGGGCCCAGGGCACGGAGAAGGACAACCCCAATGTATATGTGGTGGGGGCCTCCTGGCAAAGGCTCCTATACGGAGCTGAGGACGTGGGCCTCTTCAAGGAGTTCAAGGACGGCTCCATGAGAGGCTTCACGTATGCCAACAAGCACAACTTCAAAGAGTTCCAAG GTGATGGGGATGGTTTTCTGAGCATGGCAGAGTGTCAATACATCATAAAACATGGACTGGACAACCTGAGGGCCAAGGATGAGGCCCACGTGCCTGGATATCCTAAAATGAAACTGTATCCAGGGAAGTCAGTCA TACGCAGAATGCAATCAAAGGGGATCCTTGTCCAAGTTTTCCCTCTGCATGAGAAGGAGGAACTCAAGAGGCTTTCCTTTTCCTGGTTCAAAAAGATCAAGTTGTCCTTCCAGCCTCTTG ATGACATCAGGCACTACTTTGGTGAGGGTATGGCACTCTACTTTGGTTTCCTGGAGTACTTCACCTTGGCCCTGATCCCCATGGCCCTCATAGGGATACCATACTACCTCTTCGACTGGGAGGACTACGACAAGTTTACGGTGTTCGCCGGCTTCAACCTGGTGTGGTGCACGGTGATCCTAGAGTTGTGGAAGCGCCTCAGCGCTTCGCTGGCGTACGGCTGGGGCACCCTGAGCAGGAAGAAAGCGTTCGAGGAGCCGAGGCCGGGCTTCCACGGCGTCTTGGGCGTCAACCCCGTCACGGGGCGGGCGGAGCCACTCTACTCAAACGCCAAGCGTCAGCTGAGGATCTACCTGTTGTCTGTTCCCTTTGTGCTGCTGtgcctctacctgtctctctacgTCATGATGATCTACTTTGACATGGAGGGCTGGGCCTTGATGATCCATGATGAGGAGCCTACCTTCTGGACGGGACTGCTACTTTTTATCCCCAGTATTATCTACGCTGTGGTTATAGAGATCATGAACCTCATATACCGCTATGCTGCAGAGTTCCTCACTGGCTGGG AAAACCACAGGCTTGAGTCAACATTTCAAAATCACCTGGTCCTTAAAGTATTGGTG TTCAACTTCTTCAACTGTTTTGCCTCCCTATTCTACATTGCCTTTGTGATGCAGGATATGGTGCTTCTCAGACAG agTCTGGCCACGCTGCTCATAACGTCTCAGATCCTGAACCAGATCATGGAGGCCTTCCTGCCCTACTGGCTCCAGAGGAGGAGGAACAAGAAGGCCCATAAGAGGATGATAAAAACCATGGAAGACAAGGAGCTGCCCCTCTCTGAGCAGGTCAAGCTGGAGGCAGACATGAGCACCTACCTG GGAACATTTGATGACTACCTGGAGCTGTTCCTGCTGTTTGGCTATGTCAGTCTGTTCTCCTGTGTCTACCCTCTGGCTGCGGTGCTGGTGGTGCTCAACAACGTCACAGAGGTCTACTCGGATGCCTTCAAGATGTGCAAGGTGTTCAAAAGACCCTTTTCTGAGCCTGCAGCCAACATAGGGGTGTGGCAG CTTGCCTTTGAGGCCATGAGTGTGATCGCCGTGGTGACCAACTGTGCCTTGATTGGCATGTCCCCCCAAGTCAAGTCCTATTTCCCGGAGTCAGAGACACAGCTCATACTGTGGGTGGTGGGCTTCGAG
- the LOC115177153 gene encoding 1-acylglycerol-3-phosphate O-acyltransferase ABHD5 isoform X2 has protein sequence MADQAVTTERGSWTSTAWITSWLPSWCPTSQNQLKTAEEKMLQCITGKVSQQYVPISDGNMLWTLTLNGNMKQQTPLVLLHGFGGGVGLWALNLDALAQQRPVYAFDLLGFGQSSRPYFSSDAKEAEAQFVDSIEQWRAKVGLEAMVMLGHNFGGYLAAAYSLKYPTRVKHMVLVEPWGLPERPDTEDQDRPIPVWIKALGAIVSPFNPLAGLRLVGPLGPTLVSTLRPDFKKKYLSMFNDDTVTEYIYHLNVQTPSGETAFKNMTIPYGWAKRPMLQRIGLLHADIPITVIYGSRSSIDGNSGNAIKGMRPNSHVEIIAIRGAGHYVYADQPEDFNHRVLQVLSSRPTTTSTAGLLTREGPRVEKMILLDCLV, from the exons ATGGCTGACCAAGCTGTGACTACTGAGAGAGG GTCCTGGACTTCCACAGCATGGATCACCAGCTGGCTGCCCTCCTGGTGCCCCACCTCCCAGAACCAGCTCAAGACTGCAGAGGAGAAGATGCTGCAAT GCATCACAGGCAAGGTGTCCCAGCAGTATGTCCCAATCTCGGATGGTAACATGCTGTGGACCCTCACATTGAATGGAAACATGAAGCAGCAGACTCCCCTGGTGCTGCTGCATGGCTTCGGTGGAGGGGTGGGCCTGTGGGCCCTCAACCTAGATGCCCTGGCCCAACAG AGGCCAGTCTATGCCTTTGACCTGCTGGGCTTCGGCCAGAGCAGCAGGCCCTACTTCAGCTCCGACGCCAAGGAGGCTGAGGCCCAGTTTGTGGACTCCATCGAGCAGTGGAGGGCTAAAGTCGGCCTGGAAGCCATGGTCATGCTGGGACATAACTTTGGAGGTTATTTGGCAGCTGCTTATTCACTCAAGTATCCCACCAG GGTAAAGCACATGGTGTTGGTTGAGCCGTGGGGCTTACCTGAGCGTCCAGACACAGAAGACCAGGACAGGCCCATCCCCGTGTGGATCAAAGCCCTGGGAGCCATTGTGAGCCCTTTCAACCCCCTGGCAGGGCTACGTCTGGTGGGGCCACTGG GTCCCACACTTGTTTCAACTCTAAGACCAGACTTCAAGAAGAAATACTTGTCCATGTTCAACGACGACACGGTCACAGAGTATATCTATCACCTGAACGTCCAGACTCCCAG TGGTGAGACAGCCTTCAAGAACATGACCATCCCATACGGGTGGGCCAAGAGGCCTATGCTGCAGAGGATTGGCCTGCTCCATGCTGACATCCCTATTACTGTGATATATGGGTCACGCTCCAGCATCGATGGTAACTCGGGCAACGCTATCAAAGGAATGAGGCCAAACTCTCATGTGGAGATCATA gctATCAGAGGGGCGGGCCACTACGTCTATGCTGACCAGCCAGAGGACTTCAACCACAGAGTGCTTCAG GTCCTCAGTAGTAGACCTACCACCACCAGCACAGCAGGCCTGCTAACTAGGGAAGGACCCCGTGTTGAAAAGATGATTCTCCTGGATTGTTTGGTTTGA
- the LOC115177153 gene encoding 1-acylglycerol-3-phosphate O-acyltransferase ABHD5 isoform X1: protein MADQAVTTERGLFFGCRLAQRILMFLGIHSLFYNLLTFLDRTLRSWTSTAWITSWLPSWCPTSQNQLKTAEEKMLQCITGKVSQQYVPISDGNMLWTLTLNGNMKQQTPLVLLHGFGGGVGLWALNLDALAQQRPVYAFDLLGFGQSSRPYFSSDAKEAEAQFVDSIEQWRAKVGLEAMVMLGHNFGGYLAAAYSLKYPTRVKHMVLVEPWGLPERPDTEDQDRPIPVWIKALGAIVSPFNPLAGLRLVGPLGPTLVSTLRPDFKKKYLSMFNDDTVTEYIYHLNVQTPSGETAFKNMTIPYGWAKRPMLQRIGLLHADIPITVIYGSRSSIDGNSGNAIKGMRPNSHVEIIAIRGAGHYVYADQPEDFNHRVLQVLSSRPTTTSTAGLLTREGPRVEKMILLDCLV, encoded by the exons ATGGCTGACCAAGCTGTGACTACTGAGAGAGG TTTGTTTTTTGGCTGCAGACTGGCTCAGCGAATACTGATGTTTCTTGGTATTCATAGTCTTTTCTACAATTTGTTGACTTTCCTGGACAGAACGTTGAG GTCCTGGACTTCCACAGCATGGATCACCAGCTGGCTGCCCTCCTGGTGCCCCACCTCCCAGAACCAGCTCAAGACTGCAGAGGAGAAGATGCTGCAAT GCATCACAGGCAAGGTGTCCCAGCAGTATGTCCCAATCTCGGATGGTAACATGCTGTGGACCCTCACATTGAATGGAAACATGAAGCAGCAGACTCCCCTGGTGCTGCTGCATGGCTTCGGTGGAGGGGTGGGCCTGTGGGCCCTCAACCTAGATGCCCTGGCCCAACAG AGGCCAGTCTATGCCTTTGACCTGCTGGGCTTCGGCCAGAGCAGCAGGCCCTACTTCAGCTCCGACGCCAAGGAGGCTGAGGCCCAGTTTGTGGACTCCATCGAGCAGTGGAGGGCTAAAGTCGGCCTGGAAGCCATGGTCATGCTGGGACATAACTTTGGAGGTTATTTGGCAGCTGCTTATTCACTCAAGTATCCCACCAG GGTAAAGCACATGGTGTTGGTTGAGCCGTGGGGCTTACCTGAGCGTCCAGACACAGAAGACCAGGACAGGCCCATCCCCGTGTGGATCAAAGCCCTGGGAGCCATTGTGAGCCCTTTCAACCCCCTGGCAGGGCTACGTCTGGTGGGGCCACTGG GTCCCACACTTGTTTCAACTCTAAGACCAGACTTCAAGAAGAAATACTTGTCCATGTTCAACGACGACACGGTCACAGAGTATATCTATCACCTGAACGTCCAGACTCCCAG TGGTGAGACAGCCTTCAAGAACATGACCATCCCATACGGGTGGGCCAAGAGGCCTATGCTGCAGAGGATTGGCCTGCTCCATGCTGACATCCCTATTACTGTGATATATGGGTCACGCTCCAGCATCGATGGTAACTCGGGCAACGCTATCAAAGGAATGAGGCCAAACTCTCATGTGGAGATCATA gctATCAGAGGGGCGGGCCACTACGTCTATGCTGACCAGCCAGAGGACTTCAACCACAGAGTGCTTCAG GTCCTCAGTAGTAGACCTACCACCACCAGCACAGCAGGCCTGCTAACTAGGGAAGGACCCCGTGTTGAAAAGATGATTCTCCTGGATTGTTTGGTTTGA